In one Thermanaerovibrio velox DSM 12556 genomic region, the following are encoded:
- a CDS encoding NAD(P)H-dependent glycerol-3-phosphate dehydrogenase — MSEAMTISVLGAGSWGTAVADLLGRNGHGVVLWCRDPGMARHMESSGRNPRYLRDLLLSPNVRVTSDLSEALGASDLTVVAVPAQGVRELLRSSRSACASPRRWLNLAKGIEISTGHLLHRVFEEESPGNRYSVLSGPSHAEEVALGLPTAVVIASEDPQEAVLWQGLVNSSRFRVYGSSDVTGVELGGAVKNVIAIACGMARAMRMGDNSVSALATRGLAEISRLALRMGADPLTLSGLAGIGDLMATCFSSNSRNLKLGMLIGSGMGLDQAKAELGQVAEGAFTAQAIRSHAAWWGIDMPICEGVYRVLFEGEVPRRLMEELLCREPKMESLT, encoded by the coding sequence TTGAGCGAAGCGATGACTATCTCGGTGCTGGGGGCCGGGAGCTGGGGGACCGCGGTGGCGGATCTATTGGGCAGGAACGGGCACGGGGTGGTCCTTTGGTGCAGGGACCCGGGGATGGCCCGCCACATGGAGTCCTCCGGCAGGAACCCCAGGTACCTGAGGGATCTCCTGCTTTCCCCCAACGTAAGGGTTACGTCCGACCTGTCGGAGGCCTTGGGGGCGTCGGACCTCACGGTGGTGGCGGTGCCAGCCCAAGGGGTTAGGGAGCTCCTGCGTTCCTCCAGGTCTGCCTGTGCCTCTCCTCGCCGGTGGCTCAACCTGGCGAAGGGCATAGAGATATCGACGGGGCACCTGCTGCACCGGGTCTTTGAGGAGGAATCTCCGGGGAACAGGTACTCCGTGCTGTCCGGCCCGAGCCACGCGGAGGAGGTGGCCCTTGGGCTTCCCACCGCGGTGGTCATCGCCTCCGAAGATCCGCAGGAGGCGGTGCTCTGGCAGGGGCTGGTCAACAGCAGCCGTTTCAGGGTCTACGGAAGCTCCGACGTGACCGGGGTGGAGCTGGGGGGAGCGGTGAAGAACGTGATCGCCATAGCCTGCGGCATGGCGAGGGCCATGCGCATGGGGGACAACAGCGTCTCCGCCCTGGCCACCAGGGGCCTTGCGGAGATATCCCGGCTGGCCTTGAGGATGGGGGCGGACCCGCTCACCCTGTCGGGTCTTGCGGGCATAGGGGATCTAATGGCCACCTGCTTCAGCTCCAACTCCAGGAACTTGAAGCTGGGGATGCTCATAGGCTCCGGCATGGGGCTTGACCAGGCCAAGGCGGAGCTTGGACAGGTGGCGGAGGGGGCTTTTACCGCCCAGGCCATAAGGAGCCACGCGGCCTGGTGGGGGATTGACATGCCCATATGCGAAGGGGTTTACCGGGTCCTCTTCGAGGGTGAGGTGCCCCGCAGGCTCATGGAAGAGCTCCTATGCCGGGAGCCCAAGATGGAATCGTTAACCTAA
- a CDS encoding CHASE4 domain-containing protein, with amino-acid sequence MENNWWKMPLGFALMFMVLSGMLFLALMEHADRALFRLEVEEARARGRELQGFLDHQSAQLDLLCIDWANWDQAYRFLQEDDPSFEKENLNLMSFDNADLSHVVFFKKDLSVRWHGRYVQGTKALTGCSGEELSILKDILARNYKTGYSRGIISLGHQVYLVAARQVRDSDSKRPMEGWLVMTRPLPNLKELQRVIPGLIEISPAPPEGATHSTKNGKEPVIVPVNSSTIDGVVPLTDPSDKPIAEGRIRINRWIAREVRALMGRVLLGIALLGLGTFVSLMTWHQTHISKPLKEVYDKLAHMTSTGSLEVLDLEAGELSGIAKAMNGLINYAKGVERRAVMEARRTTDILDRMDLMVALCSPYGAISFANRSMTSLFGDLPQLEGMKIWDLMDSEDRERVRDQFLAAGEGKKPILRVHLRSRRTSLVINMSAIRDPKAKGEVMVLCRATTASLPPGVFA; translated from the coding sequence TTGGAAAACAACTGGTGGAAGATGCCTTTGGGGTTCGCCCTTATGTTCATGGTTCTGTCCGGCATGCTCTTTCTGGCTCTCATGGAGCACGCGGATCGGGCCCTTTTCAGGCTTGAAGTGGAGGAGGCGAGGGCCAGGGGAAGGGAGCTCCAAGGCTTTCTGGATCACCAGTCCGCCCAGCTGGACCTGCTGTGCATAGATTGGGCCAACTGGGACCAGGCATATCGATTCCTTCAGGAAGACGACCCTTCATTCGAGAAGGAAAACCTGAACCTCATGTCCTTCGATAACGCCGACCTGAGCCACGTGGTTTTCTTCAAGAAGGACCTGTCCGTCCGATGGCATGGGAGGTACGTCCAGGGGACCAAAGCCCTTACGGGCTGCTCCGGGGAAGAGCTGTCTATCCTAAAGGACATCCTGGCAAGGAATTACAAGACCGGCTACTCCAGGGGGATCATATCCTTAGGCCACCAGGTATACCTGGTGGCCGCAAGACAGGTTAGGGACAGCGACTCCAAACGGCCCATGGAAGGCTGGCTCGTCATGACCCGCCCCTTGCCGAACCTCAAGGAGTTGCAGAGGGTGATACCGGGCCTTATCGAGATATCCCCGGCACCTCCGGAGGGCGCAACCCATTCCACCAAGAACGGGAAGGAACCGGTGATAGTACCGGTCAACTCATCGACCATTGACGGGGTGGTACCGCTGACGGACCCCTCAGACAAGCCCATAGCGGAGGGACGTATAAGGATCAACCGCTGGATCGCGAGGGAGGTACGAGCACTCATGGGCCGGGTGCTTTTGGGGATTGCCCTGCTCGGTCTAGGCACCTTCGTCTCCCTAATGACATGGCATCAAACCCACATAAGCAAACCCCTTAAGGAAGTGTACGATAAGCTGGCCCATATGACCTCAACGGGCAGCCTGGAGGTCCTGGATCTGGAAGCCGGGGAGCTCAGCGGGATAGCCAAGGCCATGAACGGCCTTATCAACTACGCGAAAGGGGTGGAGAGGAGGGCGGTGATGGAGGCAAGACGCACCACGGACATCCTGGACCGCATGGACCTGATGGTGGCCCTCTGCTCCCCCTACGGGGCCATAAGCTTCGCCAACAGGTCGATGACATCCCTCTTCGGGGACCTGCCCCAGCTGGAAGGCATGAAGATCTGGGACCTAATGGACAGCGAGGACCGGGAGAGGGTCCGGGACCAGTTCCTGGCCGCCGGAGAGGGCAAGAAGCCCATCCTCCGGGTTCACCTAAGGTCCCGGAGGACGTCGCTGGTGATCAACATGTCCGCCATAAGGGATCCAAAGGCAAAGGGGGAGGTGATGGTGCTCTGCAGGGCCACCACCGCTTCCCTTCCCCCTGGGGTCTTCGCCTGA
- a CDS encoding LysM peptidoglycan-binding domain-containing protein, translated as MERWLKGPEPAALEAHYYYDVSKLSQPVKGTYPLGFTRVKQGTSISRGRVEVLVEQEGDSVRVFGKVPSLLTRYQVEMAVYAMDGVKHVDLRGLEVQRSYRVQRGDSLWLISRRLYGEGQAWTVLSRHNGLEDPSRLKVGQTLNLPLGDEELVPDRR; from the coding sequence TTGGAAAGGTGGCTCAAGGGGCCGGAGCCCGCGGCGCTGGAGGCCCACTACTACTACGACGTGTCCAAACTGTCCCAGCCGGTTAAGGGGACCTACCCACTTGGGTTCACCCGGGTGAAACAGGGTACATCCATCTCGAGGGGCCGGGTGGAGGTGCTGGTGGAGCAGGAGGGGGACTCCGTCAGGGTTTTTGGCAAGGTGCCCAGCCTTCTCACCCGGTATCAGGTGGAGATGGCGGTTTACGCCATGGACGGGGTCAAACACGTGGACCTGAGGGGCCTCGAGGTACAGCGCAGCTACCGGGTTCAGCGGGGCGACAGCCTGTGGCTCATATCCCGAAGGCTCTACGGGGAGGGGCAGGCCTGGACCGTGCTTTCCAGGCACAACGGGTTGGAGGACCCCTCTAGGCTCAAGGTGGGTCAGACCCTGAACCTGCCCTTGGGGGACGAGGAACTCGTACCGGATCGTAGATGA
- the sdaAA gene encoding L-serine ammonia-lyase, iron-sulfur-dependent, subunit alpha, translating to MRSFEAILERARSLPLPEAVLSMEEEERGVPRDVVLERMLSRLREMKASVVSVEQRPPRAKLVGGEGELLESFKRSCSPLSGDFVSLACSISMKVAVGNASMRRIVACPTAGSCGIVPGVLGAYSRTNEVSEEELLNGLLVAGAVGAVIAERATLAGAEGGCQAECGAAAAMACAALIQLRGGSPEAVFHGAALVLQSIMGMVCDPVAGLVEVPCVVRNGTMVGVAALCADMALAGIRSTIPPDEVVDAMAAVGRALPSALRETSEGGLAATPTGQRIARQLLAEAPRLD from the coding sequence ATGAGGTCCTTCGAGGCGATCCTGGAGAGGGCGAGGAGCCTTCCGCTCCCGGAGGCCGTGCTTTCCATGGAGGAGGAGGAGCGGGGTGTACCCAGGGATGTGGTGTTGGAGCGCATGCTCTCCCGCCTTCGGGAAATGAAGGCCTCGGTGGTGTCGGTGGAGCAGCGTCCCCCGAGGGCCAAGCTGGTGGGGGGGGAAGGGGAGCTGCTGGAGAGCTTCAAGCGCTCCTGTTCCCCCCTGTCGGGGGATTTCGTGAGCCTCGCCTGCTCCATATCGATGAAGGTGGCGGTGGGGAACGCCTCCATGAGGCGGATAGTGGCCTGCCCGACCGCCGGCAGCTGCGGAATAGTGCCGGGGGTCCTGGGGGCTTACTCCAGGACCAACGAGGTGTCCGAGGAGGAGCTTCTCAACGGGCTCTTGGTGGCCGGCGCGGTGGGGGCTGTCATAGCCGAGCGGGCCACGCTGGCCGGGGCGGAGGGAGGGTGCCAGGCGGAGTGCGGTGCCGCCGCTGCCATGGCCTGTGCCGCCCTGATCCAGCTCAGGGGGGGGTCCCCGGAGGCGGTCTTCCACGGCGCCGCCTTGGTCCTCCAGTCCATAATGGGCATGGTGTGCGACCCCGTGGCGGGCCTTGTGGAGGTCCCCTGCGTGGTGAGAAACGGCACCATGGTGGGGGTAGCGGCCCTGTGCGCCGACATGGCCTTGGCGGGGATCAGATCCACCATACCGCCGGACGAGGTGGTCGACGCCATGGCGGCGGTGGGCCGGGCCCTTCCCTCTGCCCTTCGGGAGACCTCGGAGGGAGGCCTTGCGGCCACCCCGACGGGGCAGCGCATAGCAAGACAGCTGCTGGCGGAGGCCCCGAGGCTCGATTGA
- a CDS encoding butyrate kinase → MKVMALNLSSGGLEFASARPGGGEWIKGMVPLRSFDESEARTVSERLAASLKGEPVDLLAASGGLDAPLNGGVYFLNDDLEGRLASAGAIGFAPLVALLTARLLGLRALLVEPMTSSELLPHGLITGLPELPVRPLRHAPQVKWCNMLAREEGLFPQDASSVVAYLGRGFSVCALKGDRVLDSNNPEETGPFSVAFSGSVPAMDLIREALSGRRSREELVRLLAGGGGVAGYLGTYLMTEVEASYQRGSQRAAEVVRAMAHQVSQSLWAMAGALDGAVDFIALCGGCAAFSDLSDLISRRVQWIAPVFRYPRITGLQAVSELALRSLDGRYTPPAEIGPL, encoded by the coding sequence ATGAAGGTTATGGCCCTTAACCTATCCTCCGGGGGGCTTGAGTTCGCCTCGGCTAGGCCCGGCGGGGGGGAGTGGATCAAGGGGATGGTGCCGCTTAGATCCTTTGACGAGTCCGAGGCCCGCACGGTCTCTGAGAGGCTGGCGGCTTCCTTGAAGGGGGAGCCGGTGGACCTGCTGGCCGCCAGCGGAGGGCTGGATGCTCCCCTGAACGGAGGGGTTTACTTTCTAAACGATGACCTGGAGGGCCGCCTGGCCTCCGCGGGGGCCATCGGCTTCGCCCCCCTGGTGGCCCTTTTAACCGCAAGGCTCCTTGGCCTGCGGGCCCTCTTGGTGGAGCCCATGACGTCCTCGGAGCTGCTCCCCCATGGGCTCATCACCGGCCTGCCGGAGCTGCCGGTTCGCCCTTTGAGACACGCCCCCCAGGTAAAGTGGTGCAACATGCTTGCCCGGGAAGAGGGGCTGTTCCCCCAGGACGCGTCATCGGTGGTGGCGTACCTCGGCAGGGGTTTCTCAGTGTGCGCCTTGAAGGGGGACAGGGTCCTGGACTCCAACAACCCGGAGGAGACCGGGCCTTTCTCCGTGGCCTTTTCCGGGTCGGTCCCCGCCATGGACCTCATAAGGGAGGCCTTGAGCGGCCGAAGGAGCCGGGAGGAACTGGTGAGGCTCCTGGCGGGGGGCGGCGGGGTGGCGGGGTACCTTGGAACGTACCTGATGACCGAGGTGGAGGCGTCGTACCAAAGAGGCAGCCAAAGGGCGGCGGAGGTGGTAAGGGCCATGGCCCACCAGGTCTCTCAGTCCCTATGGGCCATGGCGGGAGCGCTTGACGGCGCTGTGGACTTCATAGCCCTCTGCGGCGGGTGTGCCGCCTTCTCCGATCTGTCGGACCTCATATCCCGCCGAGTCCAGTGGATAGCCCCGGTCTTCAGGTACCCCAGGATAACCGGCCTCCAGGCGGTGTCTGAGCTGGCCTTGAGGTCCCTGGACGGCAGGTACACCCCGCCGGCGGAGATAGGCCCCCTTTAG
- the sdaAB gene encoding L-serine ammonia-lyase, iron-sulfur-dependent subunit beta, with product MALEEIVGPVMVGPSSSHTAGAVRLGNLARLCWGGEVREVDLFLRGSFAATFWGHGTDKALLAGIMGFSPSDESLKDSFRIAAERGLKYRFHAEKVDGAHPNSVRFVMRDDDKVMEVVGASLGGGAVELQEVDGFSLRASGELPTMITFHRDEPGVIAAVSAILAEAGINVASMNVHRQGRGKGAAMVLELDALPSEGVVERISRCHGAIRRLLLIPSLGEEAAR from the coding sequence ATGGCTTTGGAGGAGATAGTGGGTCCCGTGATGGTGGGGCCCTCTTCGAGCCACACCGCTGGGGCGGTGAGGCTTGGCAACCTCGCCAGGCTCTGCTGGGGCGGGGAGGTACGAGAGGTTGACCTATTCCTCAGGGGCAGCTTTGCTGCCACCTTCTGGGGACACGGCACGGACAAGGCCCTGCTGGCGGGGATCATGGGGTTCTCCCCCAGCGATGAATCCCTTAAGGACTCGTTCAGGATAGCCGCGGAGCGGGGTCTCAAATACCGGTTTCACGCGGAGAAGGTGGATGGAGCCCATCCCAACTCGGTTCGTTTTGTCATGAGGGATGACGACAAGGTCATGGAGGTTGTGGGGGCCTCCCTGGGCGGCGGGGCGGTGGAGCTGCAGGAGGTGGACGGCTTCAGCCTCAGGGCCTCCGGAGAGCTTCCCACCATGATCACCTTTCACCGGGACGAGCCGGGGGTCATAGCGGCGGTGAGCGCCATCCTGGCGGAGGCGGGTATAAACGTGGCGTCCATGAACGTTCACCGGCAGGGGCGCGGCAAGGGGGCTGCCATGGTGCTGGAGTTGGATGCCCTGCCTTCGGAGGGAGTGGTGGAGCGGATAAGCAGATGTCACGGGGCCATAAGGCGGCTGCTCCTGATACCTTCCCTCGGAGAGGAGGCCGCAAGATGA
- a CDS encoding response regulator, producing the protein MRFLVAEDDVSSNRLFQIYLSELGECRSALDGAEALKLFEEAVNGGDPFDAVLLDVLMPQMDGVDVFSRVRSMEARLGLAPTPVVFLSALGEEDVLGAVEGDPLVAVVRKPVSRGTLKEALDRLLGSPGGS; encoded by the coding sequence GTGCGTTTTCTGGTAGCGGAAGATGACGTGAGCAGCAACCGCCTTTTTCAGATCTACCTTTCTGAACTGGGGGAGTGCCGCAGCGCCCTTGACGGCGCGGAGGCCCTTAAGCTGTTCGAGGAGGCGGTGAACGGCGGAGATCCCTTTGACGCGGTCCTTTTGGACGTCCTCATGCCTCAGATGGACGGGGTGGACGTTTTCAGCCGCGTCCGTTCAATGGAGGCCCGGTTGGGTTTGGCTCCCACGCCGGTGGTCTTCCTCTCCGCCCTCGGGGAAGAGGATGTGCTTGGGGCGGTGGAAGGGGATCCCCTTGTGGCGGTGGTGCGCAAGCCGGTTTCCAGGGGTACCCTCAAGGAGGCGCTGGATAGGCTCTTAGGTTCCCCCGGAGGTTCTTAG
- a CDS encoding aminotransferase class IV yields the protein MMFCYHDGEFTPLEKAYVPLSDYAIQRGIGVFESIRTYDRRPFAPGPHLERLLRSAEQAGIEARDMVARIPRIFKEILARPELPEGEVIMKPYITGGDVMENKRFPRPRLYVLVEPLELPDPELYRTGIALQPVAMERPFPLIKSINYMFGYIPVAGMGDVFESLFCPNGEITEASSSNFFLCAGGKLITAPVGRVLAGITRGIVLHLAKEAGFRIEERCPRVNELETADEAFITGSIKEILPVVRIGGRRIGNGKPGPVTQHLHRLYKASIHKWLG from the coding sequence ATGATGTTCTGTTATCACGACGGTGAGTTCACCCCGCTTGAAAAGGCATACGTACCCTTGTCGGACTACGCCATACAGAGGGGGATAGGGGTATTCGAGTCCATAAGGACCTACGACCGGCGGCCGTTCGCCCCGGGACCGCATCTGGAGCGGCTTTTAAGGAGTGCGGAACAGGCGGGGATCGAGGCCCGGGACATGGTGGCCCGGATACCCCGGATATTCAAGGAGATCCTGGCCCGTCCGGAGCTTCCGGAGGGGGAGGTCATAATGAAGCCCTACATAACCGGAGGGGACGTGATGGAGAACAAGCGTTTTCCAAGGCCCAGGCTCTACGTGCTGGTGGAGCCCTTGGAGCTGCCGGATCCGGAGCTGTACAGGACCGGCATAGCCCTTCAGCCGGTGGCCATGGAGCGGCCGTTCCCGCTGATCAAGAGCATAAACTACATGTTCGGCTACATACCGGTTGCGGGGATGGGGGACGTGTTCGAGTCCCTGTTCTGCCCCAACGGGGAGATAACCGAGGCCTCTTCCAGCAACTTCTTCCTCTGCGCCGGGGGGAAGCTAATAACCGCCCCGGTGGGAAGGGTGTTGGCGGGGATAACCCGGGGGATAGTGCTGCACCTGGCGAAGGAGGCGGGGTTCAGGATAGAGGAGCGCTGCCCAAGGGTCAACGAGCTGGAGACCGCCGACGAGGCCTTCATAACCGGTTCAATCAAGGAAATCCTGCCGGTGGTGCGCATAGGTGGGCGACGCATAGGGAACGGGAAGCCGGGACCGGTCACCCAACACCTTCACAGGCTTTACAAGGCCTCCATCCACAAGTGGCTTGGATAA
- the sfsA gene encoding DNA/RNA nuclease SfsA, translating into MGLCKPSYPIKFSELGNPAPVEGRFLRRLNRFVAEVMVDGETAEAHLPNPGRLLELLFPGQTVYLLPSQGAKRYKIHGTLRNGDFVHLDTVRMNRVAEALIDRGLIPQLEGFRVTAREVRYHHSRFDLLLEGPSSPMVLEVKCCTLFNSLAAFFPDAPSERGTKHLRHLAEMDHMEKGVLFLVQSTAPKAFLPDWHTDPDFAGAFVEASKRGVRLMAAGISMSPSLELLAEPVEIPIPIEPAIPHMADRGSYCVIMKLEEDTDAEVGALGVIRFERGYYVYVGSGMGGLTSRMARHLRGHKTMRWHVDYLSSLCTAKRAFPIRADLRLECLLADRMARLGGRGIARFGSSDCGCESHLFHFQEDPSTQVFEAVLHIRSLIGLGCPVKP; encoded by the coding sequence ATGGGGCTTTGTAAACCAAGCTACCCCATAAAATTCAGCGAGCTGGGAAACCCGGCCCCGGTGGAGGGCAGGTTCTTACGGCGCCTAAACCGCTTCGTGGCGGAGGTCATGGTGGACGGTGAAACCGCAGAGGCCCACCTGCCAAACCCAGGAAGGCTCCTGGAACTGCTCTTCCCGGGACAGACCGTGTACCTGCTCCCATCCCAGGGGGCCAAGCGCTACAAGATACACGGCACACTGCGAAACGGGGACTTCGTCCACCTGGACACGGTGAGGATGAACCGGGTGGCGGAAGCCCTGATAGACCGGGGCTTGATACCCCAGCTGGAGGGTTTCAGGGTGACCGCCCGGGAGGTCCGTTACCACCACAGCCGCTTCGACCTCCTGCTGGAGGGCCCCTCCTCCCCCATGGTCCTGGAGGTCAAGTGCTGCACCCTGTTCAACTCCCTTGCGGCGTTCTTCCCGGACGCCCCCTCCGAAAGGGGCACGAAACACCTACGGCACCTGGCTGAGATGGACCACATGGAAAAGGGGGTCCTGTTCCTTGTTCAGTCCACCGCCCCCAAGGCGTTCCTGCCGGACTGGCACACGGACCCGGACTTCGCCGGGGCCTTCGTGGAGGCCTCCAAAAGGGGGGTAAGGCTGATGGCGGCGGGCATATCCATGTCCCCATCCCTTGAGCTCCTGGCAGAACCGGTGGAGATCCCGATACCCATCGAACCCGCAATACCCCATATGGCGGACCGGGGAAGCTACTGCGTGATAATGAAACTGGAGGAGGACACCGATGCGGAGGTGGGGGCCCTAGGGGTCATCCGCTTCGAAAGGGGATACTACGTATACGTGGGATCCGGCATGGGGGGGCTTACTAGCAGGATGGCAAGGCACCTAAGGGGGCACAAGACCATGAGATGGCACGTGGACTACCTGTCGTCCCTGTGCACCGCAAAGCGGGCCTTCCCCATAAGGGCCGACCTAAGGCTGGAGTGCCTGCTTGCGGACCGGATGGCCAGGCTGGGGGGACGAGGTATAGCCAGGTTCGGGTCATCCGACTGCGGCTGCGAAAGCCACCTCTTCCACTTCCAAGAGGATCCGTCAACCCAGGTCTTTGAGGCAGTGCTCCACATAAGATCCCTAATAGGCCTGGGGTGTCCGGTCAAACCCTGA
- a CDS encoding QueT transporter family protein, which translates to MPHFDKLKLTRSALVGALYVALTMAFAPISYGPVQFRVSEVLTLFPFLWPEALAGLGIGCLISNLAGGFGWVDVVFGTLATVMAGYLTMKSKSVLMGALWPVLVNGVIVGGYLSVLLNMPWHLSMAYVALGEAGVCFGLGVPLVKALMRLPEGRLGVLKGRDR; encoded by the coding sequence ATGCCCCATTTTGACAAGCTGAAGCTTACCAGGTCTGCCCTGGTGGGAGCTCTTTACGTGGCCCTCACCATGGCCTTTGCCCCCATATCCTACGGGCCCGTTCAGTTCAGGGTCTCCGAGGTGCTCACCCTGTTCCCCTTCCTGTGGCCCGAGGCCCTGGCGGGGTTGGGCATAGGGTGCCTCATATCCAACCTTGCGGGGGGATTCGGCTGGGTGGACGTGGTGTTCGGAACCCTTGCCACGGTCATGGCGGGATACCTCACGATGAAGTCCAAGAGCGTCCTCATGGGGGCCCTTTGGCCGGTGCTGGTTAACGGGGTCATCGTGGGTGGGTATCTATCGGTGCTGCTCAACATGCCCTGGCACCTCTCTATGGCCTACGTGGCCTTGGGGGAGGCGGGGGTGTGTTTCGGCCTTGGGGTGCCCCTCGTGAAGGCCCTCATGCGGCTTCCGGAGGGACGGCTCGGGGTGCTGAAAGGCAGGGACCGGTGA
- a CDS encoding putative bifunctional diguanylate cyclase/phosphodiesterase: protein MRSKSPSLKDVFTPNTLKQQGWAIFLASPTGDLLDQNEEGLELARELGIPDDRRGCGGQPPRALRKAFLWALRGRISRLHLPLGDRSVMAFVTPVPSGVAVMASLGRSSLWEELLLEHLDRIGAVLDHEGRVMAATRAMREHLKAPMNRLLGKRFSRFLQSPATASSVAWIVKNKGQWEGEVNLRRMDGAALPLKVLVRSINDPRFGRVGFLVLAETPPHETPPTWICTHDPVTALPNRSYLLSRLSEMIPSAEKPVGLLLADMDRFRDVNVLLGHDGGDRMLHLALRRIKDAVGKNEGVFRLEGNTFAVILPHDEIETLSLGNRVVEAFKAPLSETHPVINVSCSVGISVSPCDGTRPDELLDKAFHALRRAKELGGGRCVRYDRDIRRDFTMRMVLENGIRRAIREGHFQLHYQPLVNPLNCKVVAMEALLRWPTGKGTYVPPSKFIPIAESTGLILEIGEWVLNQACMDAKKWSQGPIGEVPVSVNLSGTELRLGNPEEKIRLALERSNLDPRLLIVEISENAILEERRRAEKVFLDLRRTGVKVYIDDFGTGYSSLSYLRDFTLDGLKVDKSFVNQVPRNERDMALISAILGMAKALKLETVVEGVETKEQCSAVTDMGIGCIQGFLFSPPRPLAVLEALVSDAGVLLPSRKSPG, encoded by the coding sequence ATGCGATCAAAATCACCCAGCCTCAAAGACGTCTTCACTCCGAACACTTTGAAGCAGCAGGGCTGGGCTATCTTCCTCGCGTCTCCCACGGGGGATCTGCTGGATCAAAACGAAGAGGGGCTAGAGCTGGCCCGGGAGCTTGGGATCCCGGACGATAGGAGAGGTTGCGGTGGGCAACCCCCCAGGGCCTTGAGAAAGGCGTTCCTATGGGCCCTGAGGGGAAGGATTTCGAGGCTCCATCTTCCCTTGGGGGACCGGAGCGTGATGGCCTTTGTGACCCCAGTCCCCTCCGGGGTGGCGGTGATGGCCTCCTTGGGGAGGAGCTCCCTGTGGGAGGAGCTCCTGTTGGAGCATTTGGACCGGATCGGGGCGGTGCTCGATCACGAGGGCCGGGTTATGGCGGCCACCAGGGCCATGAGGGAGCACCTGAAGGCCCCCATGAACCGCCTGCTGGGCAAGCGGTTCTCCCGTTTCCTCCAGAGTCCCGCCACGGCCTCCAGCGTGGCCTGGATAGTCAAGAACAAGGGTCAGTGGGAGGGAGAGGTAAACCTGCGCCGCATGGACGGGGCGGCGCTGCCCCTCAAGGTTTTGGTGAGATCCATAAACGACCCTCGATTCGGCAGGGTGGGATTTCTTGTGCTGGCGGAGACGCCGCCTCATGAGACACCCCCCACTTGGATCTGCACCCACGACCCGGTGACCGCCCTGCCAAACCGCTCATACCTATTGAGCAGGTTATCGGAGATGATCCCCAGCGCCGAAAAGCCCGTAGGGCTCCTATTGGCGGACATGGACCGCTTCAGGGATGTGAACGTGCTCTTAGGACACGACGGAGGAGACCGGATGCTTCATCTGGCCCTTCGCCGGATAAAGGACGCGGTGGGCAAGAACGAAGGGGTCTTCAGGCTGGAGGGTAACACGTTCGCGGTGATCCTCCCTCACGACGAGATTGAAACCCTGTCGCTGGGGAACCGGGTTGTGGAGGCCTTCAAGGCTCCTCTATCCGAGACCCATCCGGTGATAAACGTGAGCTGCAGCGTGGGGATATCGGTGTCCCCATGTGACGGCACCAGGCCAGACGAGCTCCTGGACAAGGCCTTTCACGCCCTGCGGAGGGCAAAGGAGCTCGGGGGCGGCCGGTGCGTAAGGTACGACAGGGATATAAGAAGGGACTTCACCATGAGGATGGTGTTGGAGAACGGCATCAGGCGGGCCATTAGGGAGGGACACTTTCAGCTGCATTACCAGCCCCTGGTAAACCCGTTGAACTGCAAGGTGGTGGCCATGGAGGCGCTGCTCCGTTGGCCCACCGGCAAGGGTACCTATGTGCCCCCCTCCAAGTTCATACCCATAGCGGAGAGCACGGGCCTTATACTGGAGATAGGCGAGTGGGTGCTCAATCAAGCCTGCATGGACGCCAAGAAGTGGTCCCAGGGCCCCATAGGGGAGGTTCCCGTCTCGGTGAACCTATCGGGCACGGAGCTCCGGCTCGGCAACCCGGAGGAGAAGATACGGCTGGCCCTGGAGCGGTCCAATCTGGACCCACGGCTTCTCATAGTTGAGATATCCGAGAACGCCATCCTTGAGGAGCGGCGAAGGGCTGAAAAGGTGTTCCTGGACTTGAGGAGAACCGGGGTAAAGGTTTACATAGACGATTTCGGAACCGGGTACTCCTCATTGAGCTACCTCAGGGACTTCACCCTTGACGGGCTCAAGGTGGACAAGTCCTTCGTGAACCAGGTCCCGCGAAACGAGAGGGACATGGCCCTCATCTCCGCCATACTGGGAATGGCCAAGGCACTTAAGCTAGAGACCGTGGTGGAAGGGGTGGAGACCAAAGAGCAGTGCTCCGCCGTGACTGACATGGGCATAGGCTGCATACAGGGCTTTCTGTTCAGCCCCCCAAGACCCCTGGCGGTGCTGGAGGCCCTGGTGTCCGACGCGGGGGTTCTCCTACCGTCCCGAAAGTCCCCTGGATGA